The sequence GCAATGCAAAAAAAGAAATTCCAACACTCCAAACCGCACTTAAAAGCGAAAAAAGCGAGGTCGCACGCGCCGCCTATCTTTGCGCGCTTGAACAGCTAGGCGATGATGTTTCAAATTTTCTTGCGCCTAACACATTGTTACTTGACGCAAAAAGAGGCTTAGCCAAGACAAGAATTAAAAGTCTTGACTGGTTTCCCTTAGAACAACTCCCACAAGCCCATTGGAAAAATGGTGATGTAGTTGACCCGATAATCTTGCAATGGTGGGTGACTTTGGCAGCAAAATTAAAGCAACCAAAGGGCAATGCCATGATGAATTTATGGCTAGACCAATTAAAGCCAGAAGATGCGAACCAATTTGGACTATTTGTGGCACAAGCTTGGTTTGCTTACGATACCCCCACTTATGGCCTTGATGATGCCCAAGCCTATGCCGCCCGCCTTGTTGATTTAAGTCACACAAACCCGCAAAGCTTCGCCAGTCAATATCCACAATATGGCTATTTGCTTAGCTTGCATGATGATGAAATGCTTTTTGAAACCATTGTTAAAATGCAAAAGGGTGGATATAAAAATAATGGTGCCGACACTAAGGGCATTTTAGCTTTAACCACAAAGGTTAAGGCTGCACATATTGCAACTTTGGGCGCTAATTACCTTAAAAAACACAGCAAACGTGCGGCGCAAGCCAAAGCAATACTTGATATGCTAACTGCAAATGCTACGCCTATTGCACTTCAAATAATTTTAGCTGCATCCAACCGTATCAAACAACGTAGCGTAAGAGATTACGCCAAATTAGCTCTTGAAGAAATTGCCGATAAAAATGATTGCAGCCTTGAAGACTTGATTGAGCGCACCATACCAACCGCAGGGCTTGATGAAAATGGCGAGGCGGAGCTTGAATGTGGAAATGGGCGAATTTTTAAACTAAAGCTTAACCAAAGCGGTGCGCTGATCCTGTTAAACGACCAAGGCAAGGAGGTGAAATCTTTACCCAATGCCAAGGGCGATAATAAGGTTGATAAGGATCTTATAACTGAAGCAAAGAAATTTATAATTGATGCAAAAAAGGAATTGAAACAAGTTTTCACCTTTCAAACTGCTCGGCTTTTTGAAGATATGTGCTTTGAGCGTCTTTGGTCAACTGCTGATTGGCAAGCCTATATTTACGATCACCCAATCATGCGAAACATTGTTTCAAAATTAATTTGGATTGGCATTGATCATGACAAGAACCAAATAAGTTTTCGCCCTTTAGAAGATGGCAGTTTTACCGATAGTAGCGATAATGCAATATCATTAAACAATATTGAGCACATCAAACTTGCGCATATTACATTGCTTAGAGATTCGCAGGCAAAGGCTTGGCGCCAGCATCTATCAGATTACGAAGTAAAGCCTTCATTTTTGCAATTACGTGATGACTGGCCAATATTTACGGACGAAATGACCACATTAAACCAAATTGATGACCGTAAAGGCTTTATGATTGATAGCTTTAACTTACGAACAATTGCTAATAAATATGGCTATGAGCGTAGCGAGCAAGAAGAGGCTGGGTGGTTTACGAGCTATCAAAAGCCTTATCGATCAGGTAATTTGGTAGCTAAGATACATTTTACCGGCAACTCCTTGCCTGAAACCAATAGAGTAACTGCTATAACCAGCTTAAGTTTTCTACATGATGCGGGTATTGGTTTTTATGGTATCTACCCAATAGCGATCAGAGATGTGCCGCCAGTGTTGTTAGTGGAAGCCTTAGCGGATTATCACGCCATTGCTGCAAGCGGAACGGGCTTTGATCCTGACTGGCAGAAAAAAACAAGCTTCTAAATAAACTTTGCCTATATTTTATTTAGTATGCATTTAATCAATGTGGGGTTGATATGAGCAATAATCAATATGAGATAAAAATTAGACGCCAGCATATGATGCGTTATTTTAAAGCGTTAAACATTTTAAACAAAAAACTCATCTTAGAGTTTTGTGATTATATTGAAACTGGAAAAAATGAAGAACAAATCATAACACTAGCACAACAAAACCAATTGGATTTTATTGAATTTTTTGATGGCCGTCGCCCACTTCTATCAGCTTTGGGATATAAATGGCAGCCCTTAGCTTATGTTAGATTGGCAAAAATTTTAGCAAATTTAACATCAGAACAAAATGCGTTTTATGCTCTATGTGGCACAACAGACTCGCCATTTTTTTGGCGTTACACTATCAATCTTGCCCTGCTTTTGTGCAGTCGTCACTCTAGTTATGTTATTGACCAATGCCATGAAAATTATTTCCTAACTGCTCCGCGATTTCTTGAATTAGCCCAGTTAAGTGGTGTTTCATCTGCCGATATTCTCGATATCCTCTTAACCCAATATTATTGCTATGGCTTTGAAAATTTAACTTACGCATTTACGGGTATCGAACAATGGTTTCATGATCAAAGGCATGTGTTAGCACCGCTGATAAGCCAAGCTAATCCTGAAAAATTATCCCAATTTTTAAATATCGCCCGCCAACTTCATCTTGCTGATGACTATTTAGATATTTTAATCCATGAAACAATGAATGGTGCTAAAAAAAATCGTAATATTGCGATTTTAGCGCTTGCTAGCGCCAATAAAACTTTAATTAAGGACAAGTTACTATTATTATATCCAACACAATCGAGCACCAAACGCATTCTTTTAATCATGGCAACAATTGCCATTTTCGAATATCGAGCAATTGAAATATTAAAGCTTTGGCTTAATGATGAACACAGCACCAAGCCCAAATCTACCCTTGAACAACAGCTTTCCTTTTTAAATATCAATAATACTACGGAAGATGAGCAAGCTATCAACGGTCAATTGTCCTATAAAGCCCTTGATGGAACGAAGATATCAGCCCTACCTTGTGCCTTTGACAATATAGAAAAACAACGCGACTTTAGCAAAATTGATAAGAAATATTATCAAGACTTTGCTGAGGTAATTAACAACTACAATAAAACTACCAGTTACGTCATAGACTGCGATAAATATCTCAGCGAATTTGAGCATATTATGAATGGTGGTGATTTTGAAGGCCAGCCACTGAGTTATCTTATCAGCATATTATTACGAGATCGCCAAGGCCGCAAAGCGTTGGAGCAATGCATTTGTGATCCTTCTTTATCCTTGTTTCAGATTTTAATATTCTGGAAAAGTACAATTTCCAATTTTCCTAATTATTTTTTTTCCACCCGTATTGAACACAAAATAATCAATAAGGCGCTGATAAGTAAAATAAAAGAAATTGGTGACTGGCGCGCTTTTGATCGTATCATCGTGCAACAATGGCAATCCCCCACCATTATCGAAATATGTTTAGCCAATAAATATAGTAAACAGCAATATTTTAATCAATTGCAGGACTATATCCAAAAAACTAGCAAAGATGCATTTTGGCCAATGATAATGGATAATGCTGCGCTTTTAGACCAGGCCTTAGGGCTAGCCCCAATACAAGACCAAAAGCAGTATTTTGTTGAAAATGCGCTTCTTCTATTAAAAATGCTACCACAAATTCCCATGCGTTATGCAACCGTATTAACGATGATCGCAACTGGGCAAGGTGTAAGCAATTCGGTCATTAAAAAACCAACAAAATTGCTATCACGTGAATTGCTTAATGGTATGCCAAAACTTAATCTGGCAATAGCAAAATTATTACAAGATGGGCAACAAAATGTGCGCGCAAGTGCTGCTGCTTGGCTTGCAAGTCGCGATGCTAAGAGCGAAATTCCAGCATTAAAAGCCTTTCTAAAGAAAGAAAAGCATGAGATTGTACGTGCAGCGTTTCTAAGCGCCCTTGAGCAATTAAAGGTTGATATTTCAAATTTTCTTGCGCCTAAAATATTATTACTTGAGGCAAATAACGGCTTAGCCAAAACAAAAATTAAAACTCTTGAATGGTTTCCATTTGACCAAATTCCACAAGCCCATTGGAAAAATGGTGATATAGTTGACCCAATAATTTTGCAATGGTGGGTAACATTAGCAGCAAAATTAAAGCAGCCAAAGGGCAATGCCATGATGGATCTTTGGCTAGATCAACTAAAGCCAGAGGATGCGAACCAATTTGGACTATTTATAGCACAAGCTTGGTTTGCTTATGATACACCGACATATGGTGGTGATGAAGCCAATATTTTAGCGGCTGAAATTATAAAAATGCGTCAAATGCATATAACTATTTTCGCCAATCATTACACACATTATAATCGCTTTTCTTACTTATCTGATGATTTGCTGTTTGAAAAAATTCGTCAAACGGAAAAAGGCAATTATAAAAATAGTGGTGCTGATGCTAAGGGTATTCTAGCGCTGACAACAAGAGTTAAAGGCACTGATATTGCTAATTTAGGTGCAAATTATCTTAAAAAGCATAGCAAGCGTGTTTCCCAAGCTAAAGCGATTATCGATATATTGGTAAAAAATCGCTCGCCTGCCGCCATTCAAGTTGTTGTAAATACGGCTAATCGCACCAAGCAACAAAGTGTTCAAGATTATGCCAAACAAGCAGCAGAAGAGATCGCTGATAAAAATGGTTGGACGCTTGAAGAGCTAGCCGAGCGCACCATTCCAACCGCAGGGCTTGATGAAAATGGCGAGGCGGAGCTTGAATGTGGAAATGGGCGAATTTTTAAACTAAAGCTTAACCAAAGCGGTGCTCTTATCTTGTTAAACGATGAAGGCAAGGAGGTGAAATCTTTACCCAATGCCAAGGGCGATAATAAGGATGATATAGATCTTATAACCGAAGCAAAGAAATTTATAATCGATGCAAAAAAGGAATTGAAACAAGTTTTCACCTTTCAAACTGCCCGGCTTTTTGAAGCTATGTGCTTTGAGCGTCTTTGGTCAACTGCTGATTGGCAAACCTATATTTTCAATCATCCTATCATGAGGCATATT comes from Bartonella sp. HY038 and encodes:
- a CDS encoding DUF4132 domain-containing protein, which translates into the protein MSNNQYEIKIRRQHMMRYFKALNILNKKLILEFCDYIETGKNEEQIITLAQQNQLDFIEFFDGRRPLLSALGYKWQPLAYVRLAKILANLTSEQNAFYALCGTTDSPFFWRYTINLALLLCSRHSSYVIDQCHENYFLTAPRFLELAQLSGVSSADILDILLTQYYCYGFENLTYAFTGIEQWFHDQRHVLAPLISQANPEKLSQFLNIARQLHLADDYLDILIHETMNGAKKNRNIAILALASANKTLIKDKLLLLYPTQSSTKRILLIMATIAIFEYRAIEILKLWLNDEHSTKPKSTLEQQLSFLNINNTTEDEQAINGQLSYKALDGTKISALPCAFDNIEKQRDFSKIDKKYYQDFAEVINNYNKTTSYVIDCDKYLSEFEHIMNGGDFEGQPLSYLISILLRDRQGRKALEQCICDPSLSLFQILIFWKSTISNFPNYFFSTRIEHKIINKALISKIKEIGDWRAFDRIIVQQWQSPTIIEICLANKYSKQQYFNQLQDYIQKTSKDAFWPMIMDNAALLDQALGLAPIQDQKQYFVENALLLLKMLPQIPMRYATVLTMIATGQGVSNSVIKKPTKLLSRELLNGMPKLNLAIAKLLQDGQQNVRASAAAWLASRDAKSEIPALKAFLKKEKHEIVRAAFLSALEQLKVDISNFLAPKILLLEANNGLAKTKIKTLEWFPFDQIPQAHWKNGDIVDPIILQWWVTLAAKLKQPKGNAMMDLWLDQLKPEDANQFGLFIAQAWFAYDTPTYGGDEANILAAEIIKMRQMHITIFANHYTHYNRFSYLSDDLLFEKIRQTEKGNYKNSGADAKGILALTTRVKGTDIANLGANYLKKHSKRVSQAKAIIDILVKNRSPAAIQVVVNTANRTKQQSVQDYAKQAAEEIADKNGWTLEELAERTIPTAGLDENGEAELECGNGRIFKLKLNQSGALILLNDEGKEVKSLPNAKGDNKDDIDLITEAKKFIIDAKKELKQVFTFQTARLFEAMCFERLWSTADWQTYIFNHPIMRHIVTKLIWIGVNQERKQQIIFRPLDDGSFTGVNDAEITLTDFTAIKLAHANLVGEQEAAAWRKHLSDYEIKPAFKQLRVDLPIIPDELEELNEIDDRKGYMIDSIQLQKAAYSYGYERGTIEEYGYFYSYRRRYPSVNLVAQIYFTGSPLPETNMPTAITHLSFADGSGNDYHTAEVIALKDVPPVLLVETLADYHAIAASGTGFDPDWQKKTSF